One genomic segment of Nitrospirota bacterium includes these proteins:
- a CDS encoding polysaccharide deacetylase family protein, whose translation MLSRNIVKKILKASAYKIISLEALLSRKRKARLHGKAIVLMYHEIANDEDEIDAWTVVRKRDFLQQMEYLSNHFRVVSLRDAIAHMTEANGGAEQKPMAVVTFDDGYAGNRQVLLPIVKDMNLPVTIFIATRAIQDQGIYWYDRVINGLQGEQVIDIDLTYSSLGKYRINASKGSENWREMEKLLSDLKTLEPDKRENVVDDILSDVHITTKRHSYHVAPLTIHELRELSECPLVTIGAHSHCHNLLTQLQDYDIGISVNKSKQLIESWIERPIHYFAYPNGNYNDTVINMVKKSGLQCGLTTVARPWKMGESLFAIPRVGIGRYDSFDLFKIKVSGGRA comes from the coding sequence GTGCTGTCCAGAAATATAGTCAAGAAGATACTGAAAGCCTCTGCCTATAAAATAATCTCACTCGAGGCACTGCTCAGTCGCAAGCGGAAGGCAAGACTTCACGGCAAGGCGATTGTATTAATGTATCATGAAATAGCCAATGACGAGGATGAGATAGATGCCTGGACAGTGGTTCGAAAGCGTGACTTTTTACAACAGATGGAATATCTGTCCAACCATTTCAGGGTAGTTAGCCTGAGAGATGCAATTGCTCATATGACTGAGGCTAATGGGGGCGCTGAGCAAAAACCAATGGCTGTTGTTACCTTTGATGATGGTTATGCCGGGAACAGGCAGGTTCTCCTTCCGATAGTGAAAGATATGAATTTGCCGGTTACCATTTTCATAGCGACCAGGGCCATACAGGATCAGGGTATCTACTGGTATGACCGCGTAATCAACGGGTTGCAAGGTGAACAGGTGATTGATATTGATCTGACTTATTCATCGCTGGGAAAATACAGGATTAATGCCTCAAAAGGTTCAGAAAACTGGAGAGAAATGGAAAAGCTCCTTTCAGATCTCAAGACACTGGAGCCTGACAAGAGAGAAAACGTTGTAGATGATATCCTGAGCGATGTGCATATTACCACAAAAAGACACTCCTATCACGTTGCCCCGCTCACGATACATGAATTACGCGAACTGTCAGAATGTCCTCTTGTAACTATCGGGGCTCACTCACACTGTCATAATCTGTTAACCCAACTGCAGGACTATGACATCGGGATCAGTGTTAACAAATCAAAACAGTTAATTGAGTCATGGATCGAGCGTCCAATACATTATTTTGCTTATCCTAACGGTAATTATAATGACACTGTTATCAATATGGTAAAGAAATCAGGGCTTCAATGCGGCCTTACAACGGTGGCAAGGCCATGGAAAATGGGAGAGTCTCTTTTTGCCATTCCAAGGGTGGGAATAGGCCGTTATGATTCCTTTGATCTTTTCAAGATAAAAGTTTCAGGCGGGCGGGCATAA